The Bacillaceae bacterium S4-13-56 genomic sequence CTTTAAAGATCTTTCTAGATACAAGCGCTTGGTAAAACAGTTTATAGAAGAAGCCGTACAACATGGGATGGATTTAAAACAATCTCATAGTTGGAATATGAATGGACAGAATCGAAGGTTTACAACGGTAGAGGAAGTAGACAAAAAGTTAATAGAATTGACCGATGCGATTATGGAGCAAGAAAGTCGTTCTATAGACCTTCTTTCTATCATCGGTGAAATAAAGGGACTTCTTGTTAATTTATATACGTAAGGTGGTTGCTCAATGAATGGATGGGAGATCTTTGAACAAAATCAACCCAATGTTGTCAAAATGCTTCAAAACAGTCTAAAAAAGGGTCGAATTTCACACGCCTATCTTTTTCAAGGAGCGAAGGGTACAGGAAAAAAAGCAATAAGTTTTCATTTTGCTAAGCGAATTTTTTGCTTACATCCTAATGGATTGGAACCTTGCCAACAGTGTAGTAATTGTAGAAGAATTAGCTCAGGAAATCATCCTGATGTTCATTGGATTGAACCTGATGGAATGTCTATAAAAAAAGATCAGATTCTTCATTTACAGAAAGAGTTTACTTATACTGGTATGGAATCTAATCAAAAAATCTATATTATACAAGGTGCTGAAAAAATGACTGTCAATGCATCTAACCGATTGTTGAAATTTTTGGAGGAACCTAGTAAAGAAACAGTGGCCATTTTACTTACGGAGAATGGACATGCCCTCTTAGATACGATTCGTTCCAGATGCCAAATTATATCCTTTCTTCCTTTATCGACCATACAATTGGAACAACAATTAGTCAAGGATGATGTAAACCCTCGCTATGCAAGGGTTTTGACAGCTCTCACAAATGATCCAAGAAAAGCGATGGAATGGAACGAAAATGATTGGTTTGCGAATGCACAAAAAATAATGATACAATTAGTAGAAGTGTTTGAAGAAAAAGAGGATCAAGCACTTTTAATCATCCATCAAAAATGGATACCTCATTTTAAAGATAGAGAACAACTTCAGCTTGGGCTAGATCTTTTGTTAACGTGGTATAGGGATTTAATGTATCTTCATGTGGGATATGAAAGAGCTATCATTTTTAATGGAGAAAAAGAGCGGTTAGAAAGGCAGACAATGGTTTGGTCACAGCAAGTCATTGCCAATGCTTTAACTCAAATCACAGAAGCTC encodes the following:
- a CDS encoding YaaR family protein, translating into MKIGQEVRAQIDAAQKNHSSIKKSSTSFQNIVQKESDRMRSEEIQKLLTDITKQGEILGRSRTFKDLSRYKRLVKQFIEEAVQHGMDLKQSHSWNMNGQNRRFTTVEEVDKKLIELTDAIMEQESRSIDLLSIIGEIKGLLVNLYT
- the holB gene encoding DNA polymerase III subunit delta', with product MNGWEIFEQNQPNVVKMLQNSLKKGRISHAYLFQGAKGTGKKAISFHFAKRIFCLHPNGLEPCQQCSNCRRISSGNHPDVHWIEPDGMSIKKDQILHLQKEFTYTGMESNQKIYIIQGAEKMTVNASNRLLKFLEEPSKETVAILLTENGHALLDTIRSRCQIISFLPLSTIQLEQQLVKDDVNPRYARVLTALTNDPRKAMEWNENDWFANAQKIMIQLVEVFEEKEDQALLIIHQKWIPHFKDREQLQLGLDLLLTWYRDLMYLHVGYERAIIFNGEKERLERQTMVWSQQVIANALTQITEARRKLSQNVNPTLVMEQLTLHLQR